Proteins from a single region of Microbacterium sp. zg-Y818:
- a CDS encoding sugar ABC transporter permease, giving the protein MTVATGVRPKSARRTPRWVAPYVFLLPAGLLFVLFLAVPIAYAIFLSFRGLRVTGVGPFGVREETWVGLDNYARTFTDPQFLAGFGRLAVYGLIAVPLTLGLALLFALLLDLPGVRAARFSRTAIFIPYAVPGVIASLLWGFLYLPSTSPLNWILNQFGLPDLIVLSGSSLFPAVANIAIWGGIGFNMIIIYTSLRGIPSEIYEAARIDGASEWQIAWRIKIPLVSPALVLTGLFALIGTLQVYGEPQTLRPMTNEISQTWVPLMKIYRDAFTRDDLSLAAASSVVLALGTLLLSIILLRATQKSAFGGSE; this is encoded by the coding sequence GTGACTGTTGCAACCGGCGTCCGCCCGAAGTCGGCCCGCCGTACGCCTCGCTGGGTCGCGCCGTACGTGTTCCTGCTGCCCGCAGGCTTGCTTTTCGTTCTGTTCCTGGCTGTGCCCATCGCCTACGCGATCTTCCTGAGTTTCCGCGGGCTGCGCGTCACCGGAGTCGGCCCGTTCGGCGTTCGTGAGGAGACCTGGGTCGGCCTCGACAACTACGCCCGCACCTTCACTGATCCGCAGTTCCTCGCGGGGTTCGGCCGCCTGGCGGTCTATGGACTCATCGCCGTGCCGCTCACACTCGGATTGGCCCTGCTGTTCGCTCTCCTGCTGGATCTGCCCGGCGTGCGAGCAGCGCGGTTCTCCCGCACGGCGATCTTCATCCCGTACGCGGTCCCCGGCGTCATTGCATCGCTTCTCTGGGGGTTTCTCTATCTGCCCTCGACGAGCCCTCTGAACTGGATTCTCAACCAGTTCGGACTGCCTGACCTGATCGTGCTGAGCGGGTCATCGCTGTTTCCGGCCGTCGCGAACATCGCGATCTGGGGCGGCATCGGCTTCAACATGATCATCATCTACACGTCGCTCCGCGGCATACCGAGTGAGATCTACGAGGCGGCGCGCATCGACGGCGCAAGCGAGTGGCAGATCGCGTGGCGAATCAAGATCCCACTGGTCTCTCCTGCGCTGGTCCTCACCGGCCTGTTCGCGCTGATCGGCACGCTGCAGGTGTACGGCGAACCGCAGACCCTGAGACCGATGACGAACGAGATCTCGCAGACATGGGTGCCGCTCATGAAGATCTACCGCGACGCGTTCACACGTGACGACCTGTCGCTGGCTGCAGCATCCTCGGTCGTACTGGCCCTCGGTACCTTGCTGCTTTCGATCATCCTGCTGCGTGCAACGCAGAAAAGCGCGTTCGGAGGAAGCGAATGA
- a CDS encoding SHOCT domain-containing protein — MATGKVVGGHYLNSFVSPMGSTLVVQAPLKFRKLISANVAAWAEVPTDSRGNPFSAVGQAVAAAAIPGRFGKAASAAVGASFDAMGPSHVVRVDWADGKQSLIKMPDPLYKHFEVMLKDRHVPDPEPSTVDVPAATPEKPTITEQAFGLVSGIVKERFPARSTAQDTAAVAPTAQPDITEQLTKLASLRDAGILTDEEFAAKKAEILARF; from the coding sequence ATGGCAACAGGAAAAGTCGTTGGCGGGCACTACCTGAACTCGTTTGTCTCGCCGATGGGCAGCACGCTCGTCGTGCAAGCGCCCCTCAAGTTCAGGAAGCTCATTTCGGCCAACGTTGCCGCATGGGCAGAGGTGCCGACCGATTCGAGGGGTAATCCGTTCAGCGCTGTCGGACAAGCCGTCGCCGCTGCGGCTATACCGGGACGATTCGGGAAGGCCGCAAGCGCCGCCGTGGGCGCGTCGTTCGACGCAATGGGCCCGTCCCATGTCGTGCGCGTCGACTGGGCGGATGGCAAACAGTCCTTAATCAAGATGCCCGACCCGCTCTACAAGCACTTCGAGGTGATGCTCAAGGACCGCCATGTGCCGGACCCGGAGCCGTCCACGGTCGACGTTCCAGCGGCGACGCCCGAGAAGCCGACTATCACGGAACAGGCCTTTGGTCTGGTCTCTGGGATCGTGAAGGAGCGATTTCCGGCCCGCAGCACGGCTCAAGACACGGCCGCAGTCGCACCCACTGCGCAGCCCGACATTACGGAGCAGCTAACGAAGCTCGCATCGTTGCGCGACGCTGGCATCCTTACCGACGAAGAGTTCGCTGCGAAGAAAGCGGAGATTCTCGCGCGCTTCTGA
- a CDS encoding iron-sulfur cluster biosynthesis family protein: MLTLTENATSAVKTLTSQIPTEEGGLRIRGADQAEAGFELALVSSPEPEDAVIETDGARVFVEQAAALPLDDRVLDAQIGDDGSLSFALGVRA, encoded by the coding sequence ATGCTCACACTCACCGAGAACGCCACCAGTGCCGTCAAGACGCTCACGTCGCAGATCCCGACGGAAGAGGGCGGTCTGCGCATCCGCGGTGCGGACCAGGCCGAGGCCGGCTTTGAGCTCGCCCTCGTGTCGTCGCCTGAGCCTGAGGATGCCGTCATCGAGACCGACGGCGCCCGCGTCTTCGTCGAGCAGGCAGCCGCGCTGCCGCTGGACGACCGAGTTCTGGACGCCCAGATCGGCGACGACGGCTCACTGAGCTTCGCCCTCGGCGTGCGCGCCTGA
- a CDS encoding beta-galactosidase — protein MSKTPYAPGLFLFGGDYNPEQWSRDVWAEDIALMTQSKVNTVTIGVFAWATLEPSEGVYDALWLDEIIGLLHDAGIGFFLATPTASPPPWFSAKHPDGLPVRADGTRLTHGSRDTYAVSAPSYREACRRVARFLADRYGAHPGLRGWHVHNEYGTIDYGPHAAVAFRRWLQARYGRIEALNEAWYTAFWSQRYGSWDEIEPPRVTQYLHNPAQVVDFKRFCSDEMLAAFEEQKQEIRAAGSTVPVTTNFMLPTWNHLEQWSWSDAQDAVSIDHYLDDPGPEGDAHVAYGSDLTRSWAGGPWLLMEQNAVGIRLGDRTVVKEPTKMIRNSLGYIARGAQSSLFFQWRASAGGSEQWHGALVPHAGADTDAFRAVVELGGILERITEVGALPTEGPIVDARVGIVWHAEGWWSLETPHLPNDALDYSDEVRSTHRSLWRAGHTVDFVRPGAAVSDYPVLVVPAMPAMSSTDAAWLRSYVEAGGHLVVSFFTGVLDEHQRVIPGGFPGRLRELIGVRVEEFRPLDPGGRVVLGNGAKGELWSEKVHLESASVLTTYAEGDLAGWPAITRRQVGEGTVTYVSTRLRQEDRDAFLAELVHDAGIAPTVPGASALGVEAVRRRGRTNDYLFLLHHGTAPVRIEGEGTDLISASETPLTLQPGAVAVVRESGTAWTLSPA, from the coding sequence ATGTCGAAGACCCCCTACGCACCCGGCTTGTTCCTCTTCGGCGGAGACTACAACCCGGAGCAATGGTCGAGAGATGTGTGGGCCGAAGACATCGCGCTCATGACGCAGAGCAAGGTGAACACCGTCACCATCGGCGTGTTCGCGTGGGCAACGCTCGAGCCGAGCGAGGGGGTCTACGACGCCCTGTGGCTCGATGAGATCATCGGGCTTCTTCACGACGCGGGCATCGGGTTCTTCCTCGCGACGCCAACCGCTTCACCGCCGCCCTGGTTCAGCGCGAAACACCCCGATGGGCTCCCGGTTCGGGCCGACGGTACGCGCCTGACCCACGGCTCGCGCGACACCTATGCCGTCAGCGCCCCGTCGTATCGCGAGGCGTGCCGCCGCGTCGCGCGCTTCCTTGCCGACCGGTACGGCGCCCACCCGGGTTTACGCGGCTGGCATGTGCACAACGAGTACGGGACGATCGACTACGGGCCACACGCGGCCGTTGCGTTCCGTCGGTGGCTGCAGGCCCGGTATGGCCGCATCGAGGCGCTGAACGAAGCCTGGTACACGGCGTTCTGGTCGCAGCGTTACGGATCGTGGGACGAGATCGAGCCTCCGCGCGTGACCCAGTACCTGCACAACCCGGCGCAGGTCGTGGATTTCAAACGCTTCTGCTCGGACGAGATGCTCGCCGCGTTCGAGGAGCAGAAGCAGGAGATTCGCGCGGCCGGCTCAACCGTGCCCGTGACGACCAACTTCATGCTTCCGACCTGGAATCACCTCGAGCAGTGGTCGTGGAGCGATGCGCAGGATGCCGTATCGATCGACCATTATCTGGACGACCCCGGCCCCGAGGGGGATGCGCACGTCGCCTACGGATCCGACCTCACCCGTTCGTGGGCGGGAGGCCCGTGGTTGCTGATGGAGCAGAACGCGGTGGGGATCCGGCTCGGAGACCGCACGGTGGTCAAGGAGCCGACGAAGATGATCAGGAACTCGTTGGGCTACATCGCCCGAGGGGCACAGAGCTCCCTGTTCTTCCAATGGCGAGCCTCCGCAGGGGGCTCTGAGCAGTGGCACGGTGCGCTGGTGCCGCATGCCGGCGCCGACACCGACGCCTTCCGCGCTGTCGTCGAGCTGGGCGGCATCCTCGAGCGGATCACCGAGGTGGGGGCGCTGCCGACAGAGGGGCCGATCGTCGACGCGCGCGTGGGCATCGTCTGGCACGCCGAGGGCTGGTGGTCTTTGGAGACGCCGCACCTGCCCAACGATGCACTGGACTACTCCGACGAAGTGCGATCCACCCACCGCTCGTTGTGGAGAGCCGGGCACACGGTTGATTTCGTCCGACCTGGGGCTGCGGTGTCCGACTATCCAGTGCTCGTCGTACCCGCGATGCCGGCGATGAGCTCCACAGACGCGGCGTGGCTGCGGTCGTACGTCGAAGCAGGCGGGCACCTCGTCGTGTCGTTCTTCACCGGGGTGCTGGACGAGCATCAGCGGGTCATTCCCGGCGGCTTCCCCGGGCGTCTGCGAGAGCTGATCGGCGTGCGGGTTGAGGAGTTCCGGCCCTTGGACCCGGGCGGCCGTGTGGTCCTGGGCAACGGCGCGAAGGGGGAACTGTGGTCTGAGAAAGTCCACCTCGAGAGCGCCTCGGTGCTGACGACGTATGCGGAGGGTGACTTGGCGGGATGGCCCGCCATCACACGGAGGCAGGTTGGCGAGGGCACCGTGACATATGTTTCGACGCGCCTCAGGCAGGAGGACCGGGACGCATTCCTCGCCGAACTGGTGCACGATGCCGGCATCGCCCCGACTGTGCCCGGTGCGTCGGCCCTGGGCGTCGAGGCGGTGAGGCGCCGTGGTCGTACGAACGATTACCTGTTCCTGCTGCACCACGGGACAGCCCCTGTACGCATCGAAGGCGAAGGCACGGACCTCATCTCTGCGTCGGAGACGCCGCTCACGTTGCAGCCCGGCGCCGTAGCGGTCGTACGCGAATCCGGTACCGCATGGACGCTCAGCCCTGCATGA
- a CDS encoding PaeR7I family type II restriction endonuclease — protein sequence MGIDLEDFEERTSHAVRVFWDTRAAAVERQRLNGVIDQGERSAVTGGKTMDGFVTLIADLVAANGLPDADLFMTRGVNTLPGYFRPTKDWDLLVMRQGVLIAAIELKSQVGPSFGNNFNNRTEEAVGSSLDLWTAYREGALGDQPTPFVGWLMHVEDAPESNRAVRVTEPHFAVFPEFRNMSYLQRYEALCRRLVLEKLYTEAALIVSSRRGGLEGEYGQMSDATSFRRFVVSFAAHIAAEAALLR from the coding sequence ATGGGCATCGATCTTGAAGACTTCGAGGAACGAACATCACACGCGGTGCGGGTGTTCTGGGACACGCGTGCTGCTGCGGTCGAGCGTCAGCGGCTGAACGGTGTCATTGATCAGGGGGAGCGGTCGGCCGTCACCGGGGGCAAGACCATGGACGGCTTTGTGACGCTCATCGCAGATCTCGTCGCAGCAAACGGTCTTCCCGACGCCGATCTTTTTATGACGCGGGGCGTAAACACGCTGCCGGGCTATTTTCGCCCGACGAAAGACTGGGATCTACTCGTCATGCGACAGGGGGTCCTCATCGCGGCCATTGAGCTGAAGAGCCAGGTCGGCCCGTCATTCGGCAATAACTTCAATAACCGCACCGAAGAAGCAGTCGGCTCCTCACTTGACCTCTGGACCGCTTACCGCGAAGGAGCCCTAGGTGATCAACCCACTCCGTTCGTCGGGTGGCTCATGCATGTTGAGGATGCGCCGGAATCGAATCGTGCTGTTCGTGTCACGGAACCGCACTTCGCCGTGTTCCCCGAGTTCAGGAACATGTCGTATCTGCAGCGATACGAAGCTCTGTGCCGACGCCTTGTGCTGGAGAAGCTATACACCGAGGCGGCGCTCATCGTCTCATCGCGACGGGGTGGGCTCGAAGGCGAATATGGCCAGATGAGTGACGCAACGAGCTTTAGGCGATTCGTCGTCTCATTTGCGGCCCATATCGCAGCGGAGGCTGCGCTTCTCAGATAG
- a CDS encoding (deoxy)nucleoside triphosphate pyrophosphohydrolase, translating to MKQYDVVGAVIVKDGLVLCARRGTGGPLGGLWEFPGGKIELGETPQQALEREIVEELVCRVAVGAKVACTTHRYAFGVVRLQTFYCGLIAGAPTATEHAELRWIDPTQLHTLEWAPADVPTVEKIEEDPPRR from the coding sequence GTGAAGCAGTACGACGTGGTCGGGGCTGTGATCGTCAAGGACGGTCTCGTGCTGTGTGCACGCCGCGGCACAGGCGGGCCGCTAGGTGGACTATGGGAGTTCCCAGGTGGAAAGATCGAGCTGGGCGAGACGCCGCAACAGGCGCTCGAACGCGAGATCGTCGAAGAACTCGTGTGTCGCGTTGCCGTCGGCGCAAAGGTTGCTTGCACTACACACCGCTACGCGTTCGGAGTTGTCAGGCTTCAAACTTTCTACTGCGGACTGATAGCCGGCGCTCCCACCGCGACAGAGCACGCGGAGCTGCGATGGATAGATCCCACCCAGCTGCACACGCTCGAATGGGCTCCCGCTGACGTCCCCACAGTCGAAAAGATCGAGGAAGATCCGCCGAGGCGCTAG
- a CDS encoding extracellular solute-binding protein encodes MNRKVPLVVTTAVVVLALAGCSAGGSSDADSEDGPVTLEYWAWGTAQKPLVDAWNASNPDIQVNHTDAGGGSDSSAKLVTAARADNAPDVALVEYNTLPAMIVAGVASDITEHIGDLEEQFSPGVWGQATFDGASYGVPQDAGPQALTYNKARFDELGIAVPKTWAEFADAAAAVRAADPDSYITTFAPAEFGGFAGLAQQAGAEWWTVDGDTWTVGFDDDASVAVAEYWQDLIDRDLVRAEPLLTPEWNAQLNDGKILSWPAGLWAAGVINGVAGDMAGQWAMAPLPQWTEGDPAVAFQGGSAVVVTSSSKHPEAAAKFASWMASEEASAIQIQEGQYPASLVGQRLTLESEPPSLMSGQTDYWEIAAQIAAETIPEITWGPNVNVASSAFQDAMSAAATNGTPLRDALTETEEVVLRDMETSGFTVEAR; translated from the coding sequence ATGAACCGCAAAGTCCCGCTTGTCGTCACCACCGCAGTCGTAGTCCTCGCGCTCGCGGGATGCTCAGCGGGAGGGAGTTCCGATGCCGACTCGGAGGACGGCCCCGTCACGCTCGAGTATTGGGCGTGGGGAACGGCGCAGAAGCCCCTCGTGGATGCGTGGAACGCCAGCAACCCTGACATCCAGGTCAATCACACAGACGCCGGCGGCGGCTCTGACTCGTCGGCGAAGCTCGTGACCGCCGCGCGTGCGGACAACGCCCCGGACGTCGCATTGGTCGAGTACAACACGCTCCCGGCGATGATCGTCGCAGGTGTGGCGTCGGATATCACCGAGCACATCGGTGACCTTGAGGAGCAGTTTTCCCCCGGGGTCTGGGGTCAGGCGACGTTCGACGGTGCGAGCTACGGAGTCCCTCAAGACGCCGGTCCCCAGGCCCTCACGTACAACAAGGCCCGCTTCGACGAGCTCGGCATCGCGGTGCCGAAGACCTGGGCGGAGTTCGCGGACGCCGCCGCGGCGGTTCGCGCCGCCGATCCTGATTCCTACATCACGACATTCGCTCCGGCGGAGTTCGGTGGATTTGCCGGGCTCGCCCAACAGGCGGGCGCGGAGTGGTGGACGGTCGACGGCGACACGTGGACGGTCGGGTTCGATGATGACGCTTCTGTCGCGGTCGCCGAATACTGGCAGGACCTCATTGATCGCGATCTGGTGAGGGCCGAACCCCTGCTCACTCCTGAGTGGAACGCTCAGCTCAATGACGGCAAGATCCTTTCTTGGCCGGCAGGGCTCTGGGCAGCTGGCGTGATCAACGGCGTGGCCGGCGACATGGCCGGACAGTGGGCGATGGCGCCGCTCCCGCAGTGGACAGAGGGGGATCCTGCGGTCGCCTTCCAAGGCGGGTCGGCGGTGGTGGTCACGAGCTCGAGCAAGCACCCTGAAGCCGCGGCCAAGTTCGCCTCGTGGATGGCCTCGGAGGAGGCATCCGCCATCCAGATCCAGGAGGGTCAATACCCTGCGTCGCTTGTTGGTCAGCGTCTGACACTCGAGAGCGAGCCGCCCAGCCTCATGTCGGGTCAGACCGACTACTGGGAGATCGCTGCGCAGATCGCCGCCGAAACCATTCCCGAGATCACCTGGGGACCGAACGTCAATGTCGCATCGAGCGCCTTCCAGGACGCCATGTCGGCCGCGGCGACGAACGGAACACCTCTGCGCGACGCTCTGACCGAGACCGAGGAAGTCGTTCTGCGCGACATGGAAACCTCCGGATTCACTGTCGAAGCTCGCTGA
- a CDS encoding Eco57I restriction-modification methylase domain-containing protein — MTLAPVDAATEAVLLPIAEAAYGLEEKTRGAIFTRQSVVDFMLDLIGYTPDRPLHQMAILEPSFGGGRFVLSAVDRLLESWRTARGINAEDLVDALRCVELDTDTVNRFRPVLRSHLVSSGLSESDAEMLVSAWIKHEDFLLAGFDRDFDFVVGNPPYVRQELIPDDLLRVYRSTYPTMVGRADLYIAFMERSLDLLRTGGRLSFICADAWVKNDYGRGIRAKIANEFHLAYYVDMYGLDAFEVQVGAYPSITVIERSTAGPVEVARATSVAANYLDGLAESLKSGQIDRPDVIVLNAVRGPAPWLLSTSASLAIISDLESRFPTLVETGCRVGIGVATGADKAYIGPFESLDVEADRKLPLATNKDVPGGRLVWSGKGVVNPWRDEGGLVDLAEYPKLAAHLEQFREQLERRHTAKNDTKRKWYRTIDRITPSLTYEPKLLIPDIKGNGDAIAFDPGTLYPHHNLYFITSESWNLRALQALLRTGIAHMFVAAYSVKIGGGYLRFQAQNLKRIRVPLWESIAPMDQSEMIRAGEAGEKLSTSLLERIYQLQDGTLAFLGEN; from the coding sequence ATGACTCTCGCACCCGTCGATGCCGCAACCGAAGCGGTTCTGCTACCCATCGCTGAGGCCGCCTACGGCCTAGAAGAAAAAACTCGTGGCGCTATCTTCACGCGCCAATCCGTGGTCGACTTCATGCTAGACCTGATCGGTTACACACCCGACCGGCCTTTGCATCAGATGGCGATTCTGGAGCCATCGTTCGGGGGAGGCAGGTTCGTTCTGTCCGCGGTTGACCGCCTCCTCGAATCGTGGCGTACGGCCCGCGGGATTAACGCCGAGGACCTCGTCGATGCCCTGCGGTGTGTTGAACTGGACACCGATACGGTTAACCGGTTCCGTCCCGTGCTTCGGAGCCATCTCGTCTCGTCGGGCCTCTCCGAAAGCGACGCGGAGATGCTTGTCTCCGCATGGATCAAGCACGAGGACTTCCTTCTCGCTGGATTCGACCGGGATTTCGACTTCGTTGTCGGGAATCCGCCCTACGTGAGGCAGGAGCTGATCCCCGATGATCTGCTCCGGGTCTATCGCAGCACTTATCCGACGATGGTGGGGCGGGCCGACCTTTACATCGCGTTCATGGAGCGCTCACTGGACCTGCTTCGCACTGGCGGGCGTCTCAGCTTCATCTGCGCAGACGCCTGGGTCAAGAACGATTACGGCCGGGGAATCCGCGCCAAGATTGCCAACGAGTTCCACCTCGCGTATTACGTCGACATGTATGGGCTCGATGCATTCGAAGTGCAGGTTGGCGCCTACCCGTCGATCACGGTGATCGAGCGCAGCACCGCGGGGCCCGTTGAAGTGGCCCGCGCCACCTCGGTCGCGGCGAATTACCTAGACGGATTGGCTGAGAGTTTGAAATCCGGCCAGATAGACCGGCCAGACGTAATCGTGCTAAACGCGGTGCGCGGTCCTGCGCCGTGGTTGTTGTCGACCAGCGCGAGCCTCGCGATCATCTCCGACTTGGAGTCTCGATTCCCGACACTCGTGGAAACCGGGTGCCGCGTTGGAATCGGCGTGGCAACAGGGGCAGACAAGGCGTACATCGGACCGTTCGAATCGCTCGACGTTGAGGCGGATCGCAAGCTGCCGCTCGCCACGAACAAGGACGTCCCCGGAGGGCGGCTCGTGTGGTCGGGTAAGGGCGTCGTCAATCCTTGGCGGGACGAGGGCGGGTTAGTTGACCTCGCCGAGTATCCCAAGCTGGCGGCGCACCTGGAGCAGTTCCGGGAGCAGCTTGAGCGTCGACACACGGCGAAGAACGACACGAAACGAAAGTGGTACAGGACGATCGACCGCATCACTCCATCGCTGACATACGAGCCGAAGCTCCTCATCCCGGACATCAAAGGTAATGGCGACGCGATCGCCTTCGATCCGGGCACGCTGTACCCGCACCACAACTTGTACTTCATCACGTCAGAGTCGTGGAACCTGCGTGCGTTGCAGGCGCTCCTACGAACGGGGATCGCGCACATGTTCGTTGCCGCATACAGTGTCAAGATCGGCGGCGGATATCTTCGATTCCAGGCGCAGAATCTCAAGCGTATTCGTGTGCCATTATGGGAGTCAATTGCTCCCATGGATCAGTCCGAGATGATCCGGGCGGGCGAGGCAGGCGAAAAGCTCAGCACATCGTTGCTGGAGCGCATCTATCAGCTTCAAGACGGAACCCTCGCGTTCCTGGGGGAAAACTAA
- a CDS encoding YDG/SRA domain-containing protein produces MARFFGTPDGVRVGQFFMDRRELQLAGVHRPGQAGISGTKAEGADSIVVSGGYVDDEDHGSYLIYTGHGGNQRHPNRQIADQDPDAPGNAGLITSMVQGLPVRVVRGKHARSPFAPPVGYVYSGLYSVTSWWMKKGRDGFQIVRFRLDAIDNQTVIEPAPRVEHDPAFASAIVARRIRDTAVAREVKELYDFTCQVCTIGLRGFEARRYAEGAHVRPLGRPHLGADNTENLLCLCPNHHTQLDIGGLWISDDMVAIDASSSATIATLVWRKHHRVTRDNVAYHRSLWPRVRGTVI; encoded by the coding sequence ATGGCTAGGTTTTTCGGAACGCCCGACGGAGTGCGAGTCGGCCAGTTCTTTATGGACCGCAGGGAGCTGCAACTCGCCGGCGTCCATCGACCCGGTCAGGCCGGGATCAGCGGGACGAAAGCCGAGGGTGCCGACTCGATTGTGGTTTCTGGCGGCTACGTTGATGACGAGGACCACGGCTCCTATCTCATTTACACAGGGCACGGGGGCAATCAGCGACACCCGAACAGGCAGATTGCTGACCAAGACCCAGACGCGCCCGGCAACGCAGGCCTAATCACGAGCATGGTGCAAGGACTTCCTGTGCGCGTCGTTCGCGGCAAACACGCCCGGTCCCCGTTTGCGCCTCCTGTCGGCTACGTCTACTCAGGGCTCTATTCCGTCACCAGCTGGTGGATGAAGAAGGGCCGAGACGGCTTCCAGATCGTTCGATTCAGGCTCGACGCGATCGACAATCAGACGGTGATTGAGCCCGCACCCAGGGTGGAGCATGACCCCGCGTTCGCGTCTGCCATAGTCGCCCGGAGAATTCGAGACACTGCTGTGGCTCGCGAAGTGAAGGAGCTCTACGACTTTACCTGCCAGGTCTGCACCATTGGTTTGCGAGGTTTCGAAGCTCGACGCTATGCGGAGGGCGCGCATGTCCGTCCGCTCGGGCGGCCGCACCTCGGTGCCGACAACACCGAGAATCTGCTCTGCCTATGCCCCAACCACCACACGCAGCTGGATATCGGCGGCCTGTGGATCAGCGACGACATGGTTGCGATCGATGCCTCTTCGAGCGCCACGATCGCCACCCTGGTCTGGAGAAAGCATCACCGCGTCACGCGCGACAACGTCGCCTACCATCGCTCTCTCTGGCCGCGCGTCCGCGGGACGGTCATCTAG
- a CDS encoding carbohydrate ABC transporter permease — translation MTTATTSRPAARITVESSIAPRRRRPRTFLATSVLLLGAIYCLIPVLWVLVASTKSNSELFTTFTFVPGTGLWENFSDLFSYGGGQFGLWAWNSVIFAGVGAVLSTIISTMAGFALAKYDFPGRQAWFYAILAGVLLPGITLAIPQYLLMSEIGLAGTYWSVLLPVLISPFGIFLARVYAASAIPSDTMEAARIDGAGDFRIFRSIVLPMMVPGMVTIFLLQFVGIWNNFLLPFIMLSDERMYPLTVGLYTLLSKGSGTPSLYSLAIIGAAVSIIPLIIMMLVLQRYWRLDLVSGGLKG, via the coding sequence ATGACCACCGCCACCACTTCCCGCCCCGCGGCACGCATCACAGTGGAGTCGAGCATCGCACCCCGCCGACGGCGGCCGAGAACGTTCTTGGCCACGTCGGTGCTGCTGCTCGGCGCGATCTACTGCCTCATCCCCGTGCTGTGGGTGCTCGTGGCTTCGACCAAGTCGAACAGCGAGCTCTTCACCACCTTCACCTTCGTGCCGGGAACTGGCCTGTGGGAGAACTTCAGCGACCTCTTCAGCTACGGCGGGGGACAGTTCGGGCTGTGGGCCTGGAACAGCGTGATCTTCGCCGGAGTCGGTGCGGTCCTCTCAACGATCATCTCGACCATGGCCGGCTTCGCCCTCGCCAAGTACGACTTCCCGGGCCGTCAGGCATGGTTCTACGCCATCCTGGCCGGGGTACTGCTGCCAGGAATCACGCTGGCGATCCCGCAGTACCTCCTCATGTCGGAGATCGGCTTGGCCGGGACGTATTGGTCGGTGCTGTTGCCGGTCCTCATCTCGCCTTTCGGGATCTTCCTCGCGCGGGTGTATGCGGCATCCGCCATACCGTCCGACACGATGGAGGCTGCGCGCATCGACGGCGCCGGCGACTTCCGGATCTTTCGTTCGATCGTTCTGCCGATGATGGTGCCCGGTATGGTCACCATCTTCCTGCTGCAGTTCGTCGGCATCTGGAACAACTTCCTGCTGCCTTTCATCATGCTCTCCGACGAACGCATGTACCCACTGACGGTCGGCCTCTACACGCTGCTGTCCAAGGGCTCGGGCACGCCCTCGCTGTACAGCCTGGCCATCATCGGCGCCGCAGTCTCGATCATCCCGCTCATCATCATGATGCTGGTGCTGCAGCGCTACTGGCGGCTCGACCTGGTCAGCGGCGGGCTCAAAGGATGA